A stretch of Girardinichthys multiradiatus isolate DD_20200921_A chromosome 20, DD_fGirMul_XY1, whole genome shotgun sequence DNA encodes these proteins:
- the LOC124857117 gene encoding transmembrane protein 88, whose protein sequence is MCGVDVDLDDEGSAEEEKEEEFWVGDAVKMLPPPVAHSDGSAWGSRRGMCGFVACGAVLIAWNLCVVSVSALLLAMVFSVVLLPAALLLFAGFLCHSRVLDAPSAICRYLDDNSCSALIILGFVMMSPLVVVAAAVFCGLLRKFRLLLFIQPISRARYRGRLLDWVGNVHAWV, encoded by the exons ATGTGTGGTGTTGATGTGGACCTGGATGATGAAGGATCAgctgaggaggagaaggaggaggagttCTGGGTCGGGGATGCGGTGAAGATGCTGCCCCCACCCGTGGCCCACAGTGATGGCAGTGCATGGGGCAGCCGCAGGGGCATGTGTGGCTTTGTGGCCTGCGGGGCGGTTCTCATCGCCTGGAACCTGTGCGTAGTCTCAGTCAGTGCTTTGCTGCTGGCAATGGTCTTCTCTGTGGTGCTACTACCTGCAGCCCTGCTATTGTTTGCCGGTTTCCTTTGCCACTCCAGG GTCCTTGACGCCCCCTCAGCTATCTGCCGCTACCTCGATGACAACAGCTGCTCCGCCCTCATCATTCTGGGCTTTGTCATGATGTCGCCCCTCGTAGTGGTGGCGGCGGCAGTTTTCTGCGGGCTCCTGAGAAAGTTTCGGCTCCTTCTTTTCATTCAGCCGATCTCCAGGGCTCGGTATAGAGGGAGGCTGCTGGACTGGGTGGGAAACGTCCACGCCTGGGTGTGA